The following are from one region of the Gadus chalcogrammus isolate NIFS_2021 chromosome 19, NIFS_Gcha_1.0, whole genome shotgun sequence genome:
- the LOC130372743 gene encoding uncharacterized protein LOC130372743: MSFNTYPEAVMSDFDEDAFPPSPAVSRRSSRIQLKSASWASWPTKKLLELLTQEGVPVEVGLSRADALQLADTALGEHLHAPLSPTFTPDAAAAGSAAATTTKPGKKRAGRLTTSGPAKRARKAGNFVPRDPHHHPQQIPDADLRQVLHTLAESVQSLGARMDAVETPGRIPGRVQALNPPSFIATAPFSFQLPSGSAPSASIGYAPGTCSGTTATAAPAVAPFAYSLATALPVQLQGRSFITPAAATVSQTTKNNIIQGRDVNLAALLLPSPAIERQWVDCGDVSVLLKTSDPRLTRNLSFGEFVITFGIYRDIMCQVYPDRRAELDAYLAIIADLNQRYAGTLFYEYHKAFSAKSAQWISMLNVRIDWSTTDTELLLHHFGGHQSISCAICSSHGHTTVLCPKTATTAPVYAPKTPLVHSDVNLLQGPAPENYLPPPPKAGNSREGPSLQEILKSHPSTPINIASLASFLSSHPDSGFVDHLITGLSQGFRVGVLSPLSTKYVAKNLQSALAEPEIVSALLAKELLKNYVIGPFSSPPFSFFRINSLGVATRRYSGKKRLIFDMSSPHSDSFASVNECIPPEPFSLYYATIDHAIALIKIAGQGAWLAKADITDAFKIMPIHRSDWPLFGVKWQSKFYFAVRLTFGCRSSPHLFNLLSEALCWIMLNICRLPFVLHLLDDFLLIDFPSNQTSVLDTLKRVFSEIGVPLSEEKTEGPVTAIEFLGIRLDSDRMQASLPDEKLQRIRSFLNAFITSAGVTKREMLSLLGHLNFAMRIIPQGRSFISRLLDLAHSVPKLNDVIHLNEGCRSDLKFWSFLIANWNGISFFYNDTPESSDSLELFTDAAPSVGFGGFFQGQWFAGRWPVEFRTFAFGSESSALFELYPIVAASVLWGQAWRRKRITMFCDNEAVVAIINKKRSACPTIMSMLRRLTWQSVTLNFIINAEHIPGHHNSLADSLSRFRFQEFRRLCPAANTDPIISPPFHELRLD, encoded by the exons ATGTCGTTTAATACATACCCAGAGGCCGTAATGTCGGATTTCGATGAGGACGCttttcctccatctcctgccGTATCACGTAGGAGTTCGCGAATCCAATTAAAATCGGCTTCTTGGGCGTCTTGGCCAACCAAAAAACTGCTGGAACTCCTGACCCAAGAAGGCGTCCCAGTGGAAGTCGGCTTGTCGCGGGCGGATGCCCTGCAGCTTGCCGACACAGCGCTGGGGGAACATCTCCACGCTCCACTCTCCCCAACGTTCACTCCGGATGCCGCCGCCGCTGGCTCCGCTGCTGCGACGACTACAAAACCCGGCAAAAAGCGCGCTGGTCGGCTTACTACTTCCGGCCCGGCCAAGCGAGCGCGGAAAGCCGGTAATTTCGTTCCACGGGAtcctcatcaccacccccaacaAATCCCCGACGCGGACCTTCGCCAGGTTCTACACACCCTCGCCGAGTCGGTCCAAAGCCTCGGCGCCAGGATGGATGCTGTTGAAACACCAGGCCGCAttcccggacgggtccaggccctCAACCCGCCGTCGTTCATCGCCACGGCGCCTTTTTCCTTCCAGCTACCATCCGGCTCGGCTCCTTCCGCCTCCATAGGCTATGCTCCCGGCACGTGCTCGGGTACCACGGCTACTGCAGCCCCCGCGGTAGCCCCTTTCGCGTATTCGCTCGCTACTGCTCTACCAGTCCAGCTCCAGGGTAGGAGCTTTATTACGCCCGCCGCGGCTACGGTTTCTCAgaccacaaaaaataatataatccaGGGCAGAGACGTTAATCTCGCGGCGTTACTGTTACCCTCCCCCGCCATAGAGCGTCAATGGGTTGATTGCGGTGACGTGTCCGTTCTTCTGAAAACGTCAGACCCTAGACTTACGCGCAATCTCTCTTTTGGCGAGTTCGTCATTACATTCGGGATTTACAGAGACATTATGTGCCAAGTTTATCCGGATAGGAGGGCAGAACTTGACGCTTACCTCGCTATTATCGCCGACCTCAACCAGCGCTACGCCGGAACGTTATTTTATGAATATCATAAAGCATTTTCTGCCAAGTCGGCCCAATGGATCTCCATGCTTAATGTGAGGATTGATTGGTCCACTACGGACACCGAGCTTCTGCTCCACCACTTCGGTGGCCATCAGTCAATTTCTTGCGCTATCTGCAGTTCCCACGGGCACACAACGGTGCTATGCCCCAAGACCGCTACTACCGCCCCCGTCTATGCCCCTAAAACGCCACTCGTCCATAGTGACGTTAAC CTTTTGCAGGGACCCGCACCCGAAAACTACCTGCCCCCGCCGCCAAAGGCCGGCAATTCAAGGGAGGGGCCATCCCTCCAAGAGATTTTAAAATCTCACCCATCTACCCCAATTAACATTGCTTCTCTTGCATCATTCCTCTCATCGCACCCCGACTCCGGTTTTGTAGACCATCTCATCACGGGCCTTTCACAGGGGTTCCGGGTGGGAGTCCTTTCTCCATTGTCCACTAAATATGTGGCAAAAAATCTCCAGTCAGCTCTGGCAGAACCAGAAATAGTGTCTGCTCTTCTGGCTAAAGAGCTTCTCAAAAATTATGTTATCGGCCCATTTAGTTCTccccccttttctttctttagaATAAATTCTCTCGGCGTTGCTACCCGGAGATATTCAGGGAAAAAACGTCTTATTTTTGATATGTCTTCTCCTCACTCTGACTCTTTCGCTAGCGTTAACGAATGTATCCCACCAGAACCATTCTCGTTGTACTATGCCACTATCGACCACGCCATCGCGTTGATAAAAATCGCAGGCCAGGGAGCTTGGCTCGCTAAAGCCGACATTACAGATGCTTTTAAAATAATGCCCATTCATCGGTCCGATTGGCCGTTGTTCGGTGTGAAATGGCAGTCTAAATTCTATTTCGCAGTTAGACTAACATTCGGGTGTAGGAGCAGCCCCCACCTCTTCAATTTGCTATCTGAGGCCCTATGCTGGATTATGCTAAACATATGTAGGTTGCCATTCGTTCTACATCTGCTGGACGATTTTTTGCTTATTGACTTTCCATCCAACCAAACCAGCGTCCTGGATACTCTTAAGAGAGTGTTCAGCGAGATCGGAGTTCCCTTATCTGAAGAGAAAACAGAGGGGCCAGTTACCGCAATCGAATTTCTAGGGATTCGCTTAGACTCGGATAGGATGCAAGCATCCCTCCCGGACGAGAAACTACAGAGGATCAGATCGTTTCTCAATGCGTTTATAACGTCTGCTGGAGTTACTAAACGTGAAATGCTCTCACTCCTAGGCCACCTCAATTTCGCTATGCGTATTATACCACAAGGGCGCTCGTTCATCTCTCGCCTCCTAGATCTGGCACATTCGGTCCCAAAACTGAACGACGTGATACACCTCAACGAAGGCTGCAGGTCCGATCTCAAATTCTGGTCGTTCCTCATCGCTAACTGGAACGGAATTTCCTTCTTCTATAACGACACGCCTGAATCATCTGATTCTCTCGAACTATTCACTGATGCGGCCCCCTCGGTCGGGTTTGGGGGTTTCTTCCAAGGCCAATGGTTCGCTGGGAGATGGCCGGTCGAATTCCGCACATTCGCCttcgggtcagagtcgtctgcgtTGTTCGAGCTCTACCCTATTGTggcagctagcgttctgtggggccAAGCATGGCGGCGTAAACGTATcaccatgttttgcgataacgAAGCAGTGGTGGCTATCATTAATAAAAAGCGATCTGCATGCCCCACTATCATGTCCATGCTCAGACGTCTCACATGGCAGTCCGTCACTCTCAATTTCATCATTAATGCTGAGCATATACCTGGTCACCATAATAGTCttgctgattctctctctcgtttccgtTTCCAGGAATTCAGACGTCTATGCCCCGCAGCGAATACGGACCCAATAATCAGCCCACCCTTCCACGAACTCCGGCTGGATTAG